The genomic stretch GGCGCATGATGGATCTGGATGCCATTGGCAACGCCATCGAGACACAGGACCGCGTCGTGCGGATTGTGCTGGCCGACGTGCGCGGGTCGGCCCCCCGAACGGCGGGCACGTCGATGCTGGTCTGGGGTGACGGTCTGTCGGGCACCATCGGCGGCGGGCGGCTGGAGTTGGAAGCGATCCGCCATGCGCGCGCGATGCTGGAACAGGACGCCCCGCCCGCGCGGGTCGAAAAGCTGGCGCTTGGGCCGACGCTGAACCAGTGCTGCGGCGGGGCTGTGGTGATCGTGCTGGAATGGTTCGACGCGGCGCGGTTTCGGGCCATCGGGACAGAATATGCAGGCGTCTGGGCGCGACGGGTCAAAGGCGCCGAGGACATGCCCACACTGATGCAACGCGCCTGTGCACGGGCCGCTGACGGCGGCCTACCGCTGCCTGCGATGTATCAGGGCGGCTGGATGGCGGAGTCGCTGTGGCAGGAACGTCAGCAGGTGGTGATTTACGGTGCGGGCCATGTGGGGCGGGCGCTGGCTGGTGTCCTGAACGGGCTGCCGCAGTACGACGTGCTGGTCAGCGATGTGCGCGCGGGCGAACTGGCGCAATTGCCGGGTGCGATTGCCCGCACCGATGCGGTGCCCACCGACGTACTGGCGGGTGCCGATGACAGCGCTGCGCATTACATCATGACGCCCGAACATGACTATGATCTGGAACTGTGCCACCATCTGCTGGGCCGCGAGTTTGCCTTTGCGGGG from Pseudosulfitobacter sp. DSM 107133 encodes the following:
- the xdhC gene encoding xanthine dehydrogenase accessory protein XdhC gives rise to the protein MMDLDAIGNAIETQDRVVRIVLADVRGSAPRTAGTSMLVWGDGLSGTIGGGRLELEAIRHARAMLEQDAPPARVEKLALGPTLNQCCGGAVVIVLEWFDAARFRAIGTEYAGVWARRVKGAEDMPTLMQRACARAADGGLPLPAMYQGGWMAESLWQERQQVVIYGAGHVGRALAGVLNGLPQYDVLVSDVRAGELAQLPGAIARTDAVPTDVLAGADDSAAHYIMTPEHDYDLELCHHLLGREFAFAGLIGSATKWARFRSRLAALGHAPARIDRITCPIGDPALGKHPKAIAVGVAAQLLLLRKPLPAKTKEIA